The Desmodus rotundus isolate HL8 chromosome 13, HLdesRot8A.1, whole genome shotgun sequence sequence ctcacaactataaacctgcttttgccccacactgtactATGAATCATGCAagtcagtaaaagacaaaattataatttgttgGTGACATTTGTGAAAAAGAGCCCTTGAAAATTTCTAAACAGGAGTAACCTCTGTGAGGAAATTCTGAAGTGTCTTACAGGCCAAGAAGGGACTAGGGTTAGTAAAATGCCTGCCCAGAGTTTGAATATagtactggggtgggggagagtcaCTGGGACTGGGTCAGTAGAAGCTGGGTGGCAGGGCGGTTCCCACTCGCTGAGTCTCTGGTTCAGATGAGCTGGCCTGAAGTGCcccccttcccaggcccctgcTTTCCAGGGTGGCCGGGGTGTGTGCAGGCCCAGCCTCaagaaagagacacagagtgaGTACTGTAAGAGATTGTGCAGAGAAAACACCCACTTTTGTTATGGCCCCACCCAtcctcatcctttttttttttattgtgatttgtatttatttatggacactgttTTTTACCAGGCACCCCATATGGCCAGGCTGGAGGTTTGTGCGGATTGTGCTGCATGCCAGTGACAGTGATAGTGACGGTGAAGGAGCGGCTCCCGGCCAGTTCCACTCACGTGAACTCCCTGCAGCAGGCACATTCAGAAACAGAGGGCGATGACTGGTTGTGTGGGGCCAAAGGGGGGAGACTAGGGAATGACTGCTAAGGGTTTCTTGTTTtgaagtgatggaaatgttcagGAAGTCGATAGTGGTGAAATGTTATTGCACAgcattgtgaatatactaaaacccacaGAATTGTACATCTAAAAATGGTGAATGTTAGGTTATGTGAATGTTCCAAAGGTAGATGTCAATACTAAAAAAAGAACCACGTTCGGATGGTTGCCTCTGTCCTGCCGTTTGCTTTGGAGGCGCCTGCAGGAGAAATTCCAGAGGTTGGttcccgccgcccccccccctctTTATTTCCCAGCTCATGTTGAGATGGTTGAATGTCTAATCTCAAGTTCCCAGGAGGTAGCAGAGGCCATTTATATCACGTTTTTTCAAAAATGGAACTAGATCTTTTTTGCTAAGTCATGaccattgtaaaaaaaaaataacgtAAGACGCTTGCCTTGTGACCCTGTCCTCCAGAAACAGCCCTGTGTCGAGCACTGTCGTTTCCAAAGAGACCGAGTTTTTCCGTTTTGTGGTGTCTCTCTTTGGAAGAgatgagagaggaggggaaagttTAATTGCCAGGGAAGGGTATTATTTCAAgctgcttttactttttaaattttttctatgtagatgtattttattttattttttacttctattagcatttattttatcgTGAATTTTCTCCTGGGCAGTAGTTTCTGTTTCTTCACTTTATTCtgggatatctttttcttctgtccaACCTCCTTTCTGGTTTAGGGGCCATCACGCTTTTTCAGCAGCAGCATCTCCACGTGGCCGGGAGCTCTCCAAGCATTGCGCTGCGGTCCTGGGAGCTTTGCTCACCAGGGTGTGCTTGGTGACCAGCGAGTGTGCATCTAAACCCTTCAGTTCAGCATTGCCCCCTGCATTTTTACGCACATGCAGCAAAAATTCAGCACTGTTTTTGGGCCATTGACCCTGCTTCCAGTCCCACAGGTGGAACAGCGCGCATCTGCCAACTCCACCATTGTCGATGACAGAATGGCACACATGGCTTCTGTAAAATGACATCTTTCAGATGCTTGGTGGCATTTCAAACATGCACATCTTTGGTGGCTTGGAAAGTTTCAGGAGTGTTCTTGAACACAAAGATTTGAACCTCTCAATTTGCATAGTTTTTTGGCATGACCTCTGAAAATGAATTGCCAAATCAATTTCTGAGGTCACCTCAGGCTGCTATGGGGAGAGAGCTAGATGGCATTTAGAgtggctctgtcccctcctcaTGCCTCCCAAAATAATAGCCATCGAAATGAAACGATgacaaaaagaacaatgaaaaatagcATCGTTTATCGAGTGCTTACTGTGTACAAGGCACTAGCTGAGCACTATAAATATTACATCTAGTTCTATGACAGTTTTATTAAGTCATCATTCCCATTTTGTTtatgaagaaattaaagtttaaaaaaagttaagCAAGACATTCATAACTGCATAGCTGGCGCGTGGTGGAAGTGGGATTCAAGACACTTCTTATTTTACTACAAACACTGCATTGTTAATTACTGTGCTGGTTTGCCTCTCTACTTGCATTCATTGCTGGACGATCTGATGCCTATCGGGACCTCTTCTTGACATTGCAGCAGGATCGGGGTAGATGGGCGCCACTCAGAATGTTGGTTGACATTATGGTCCTGTGATTTGCTTAGTTATATTTCTGGCTTTCCTTTTTTGTGGACTAGTTAGAGGGACTACTGATTTACATTAGACCCTTAGTGTACACGGAACTTAGTGTACAAGTTACTGGTCTTGATTAAAGAGTAAAATTAGTCTACTTTACGTATCCTAGTCACACTCTCCACAGCATTTGAGTTCCATCCACACTTTTTGTAAAACTCTGCACTTCTGACATGACACTCTGTTggctctcttcctgtctttctgatCATGTCTAACTTCTGGGCTCCCCAGCACCCTGCACACATGCCTGTCTGAAATTCGATCACATTTAAGTTTGTCACTActggtcattcatttatttatttttagagagaggggaagggagggagaaagagggaagaaacatccatgtgtggttgcttctcgcacgccccctgctggggacctggcctgcaacccaggcctgtgccctgactgggaatagaactggggaccctttggttctcagcttggtgctcaatccactgagccacaccagccagggccacatgccAGTCGTTATATCTACAGTGAATTTTTTACGAACAAGAATTAGGTCTCATTCATTCTTATCACTCTGGTGCCTAACACAGCACCTACTAGTCCATAGGCACACAGTGGGTCCTATTAAACTAAACtgttaaatgtgaaaatgaaaactgatactatttgcttttagaaagacTCCCGTTTCTGGTGTCCCTGATTGTCATTTTGTAGAGCAGGCATCACGGACTAGCCATTTCCCCTTTTCCTGTTGAGTAAAGTTCATACTGCTTAGTTCTGTCACATTCCTTTACAGTCCTGTCATAACTGAACTTCCTGTTCTTCTTTACAAGAACTGTACACTAACCTAGGCTACTTCCTGttccccttttcctctttctgtgcTTCTGCTGGTATTATATCTTCTATGTGGCTCTCACCATGAACGCTTCTACAACCTTCAGATGTCAGCAGGATGTAGATGCTGGTTCCCCCATGACGCTTTCAGgtcacctccccaccctctccagccTGCACCAGAGAGTCAGTTCTCCATCtgaactctttttcttttaaaggttttatctatttacttttagagaaggagggagaaagagagggagagaaacatcaatgcgtggttgcctctcccgcacTTCCTACTggggggacttggcctgcaacccaggcctgcgccctgactgggaatagaaccagtgaccctttggttggcaggccagcgctcagtccactgagcctcaccagccaggactccgTCTGAACTCTTCATAGTGCTTTGGCCAGGGCATAGCATTGTTTTTGTGCTCTGCTAAGTCATTAGTTCCTTGAGAGCAAGTTTCTCACCTTATTTTCTCTGTTAGTTTGCATTAGTTATTGCATCgaatatatataaattcaattaaatatgaactttttattttttttagcttcaGGGAAACTAGTCAGAGGACCATCTCTTAAAAATTCTTCCTCTGCATTGATCTACAAATAAGTGCATTGAATCCAGAAAGTACCGTAGGTTTAAACAATGTATTGTGTTTGTTCCTTTGCTCCAGATTTACGTCTATTTAAACTATATTTACCATTCCTTGTGTTGACTCTCCTGCTCTTTTTCTAGGGCACCGTCTTTAATCTTGagtctgaggaggaggaggaccctgGAGTTGTTGCCGAAGACAGCAATGACATCTACATCCTGCCCAGCGACAACTCTGGACAGGTCAGTCCTCCAGAGTCTCCCACTGTGACCACTTCCTGGCAGTCGGAGAGCTTACCAGTTTCCCTGtccaccagccagagctggcaCACTGAGAGCCTCCCGGTGTCCCTGGGTCCCGAGTCTTGGCAGCAAATTGCCGTGGACCCAGAAGTCAAAAGCTTAGACAGCAACGGGGCTGGAGAGAAGAGTGAGAACAACTCCTCCAACTCTGACATCGTGCATGTGGAGAAGGAAGAGATCCCCGAGGGCGCAGGAGAGGCTGCTGCGGCTCCTGGAGTCTTGTCAACCAGGGGGCTGCAAGAAGTGTTCCCGGAAGCCCCTGCTTCCTCGCTTCCACGGATCACTGCCACCTCCTTGCTGCAGATGCGGGAGCCTGCAAAGGTGACTGCTGTGGAAAAGGTTAGCCTGGCGCCCTCCTTGGCTGTAGAACCTGGTGAAGCAGAGGAGCAGGCGGTGCCTGTGCTGGAGCCCAAGGGAACACTGCGGAGTGAGGGGACGGAAGCAAAGGGAGAGCGTCTCCTGCCAGGGCCCTCCCTGGCCGGTGAGGAGAGGGCCCTGCCACCAGCCAGGGGCACAACTACGCTACTGTTTGGAGGGGCCGCCGCTGTTGCTGCCCTGGTGGTGGCAGTCGGGGTGGCGTTGGCTCTGAGGAAGAAATAGCACGTTTCTCAGAAGAGACAGCAAGAATGTTAGGTTTTGGCTGTGCTGAGTGTGAGCCATCAGCAGCTGCCTGCACGACTGTGGAGCATGCTCAGGTCACCCAGGCAGGAGGATGGGAGGTGGCGATACTCATGGGTGTCTGACTGTGAGTCCCAAGGGCCGTGGTTCAGGCTTGACTCTGGGTCTCAGGAGTGAAGTCCTTCATCGGGCACAGGTTTCTGAACCTCTGCACCAATGTTATCttgataattctttgttgtgggaagCTGTCTTGTGCATTATAGaatgtttagcaacatccctggcctctacctgctAAATACCATACCATCCTCCTCCAGTCATGACAGCCAAAAGTATTCCCTGACAtcgccaaatgtcccctgggggtgcAATTGCCCCCCCTGCAGAGCCACAGCTTAGAGGGGGAGGGTTATGTTGGAAGCCTCGGGATGGCAGTACCCCTCAGCCACGACTGGTTTTGCCCTCGGATGCCCTCCTTCCTGACGCTCGTGCGCCCTTCTGCAATTCTTCTCTCTGGCTCTTCTTGCCCGCCATTTTGGTCCTGTCACATGAGGGGGCTCTGCCCTGTGTCTCAGGTGCCACATGGCTCCTCTTCGCACCAAGTTTCCTCCAAGATCCATGGAGAGATCTTGCTCTGTTCTGTCCCTGTCATGTCCCCAACTCTTCTCAACAGCTTCCACTGGTAAAGACACTGCCCTTAGTCATCTTTCAAAGAGAGGGAGGTGCTGTGCTGCGGTGGGTCACAGGCTCCCAGACCCGTCTTATGGAGCAGATGGCTCACATGACCTCTGGCCCTGCAGGTACGGCCCAAATGAGCACAGGGCCACTGTCTGGGGCCAGGGCCTTGGACTCAGTCTTCTTCCGGGTCGGCGAGCTGGCTCCTTGCAGTCCTTACCGACCACCTGAATCGTAATTCTTAATAAATACAGAAAGTCTCTTAAatgtcattgaaataaaaagtatgaaaagaGAAGCTTGACTTTCTTGGTTACCCCGAAGATTCTAGTTTGGCTCCTTCACTGAACTCTGCCCAGTCCAGTGCCAGGATGCGGAACAGATGGTCCTAAGTGGCGTGTGCTGTTGCGAATcagtgtggttttctttcttccgCTGACCCCACcaccacagggtggggaggggtgtctcTCTCTGTGCCCAGGGGTCTTGGTGTCATGATGTGGGCACACTTGCCTGACACCAGTCATCTCAGATTTATCTTAGCAAGTGGAACACATTACTTTTTAGATCCTGAAATTTGTGATAAAATTACCTATCCTAATCACCAAAAGTTGATGTTTtaaatatgctttcttttttaaatttattttttaaaattaacacttCTCCCTAAAGCAATACTATGTAAAAGTTGGTCAAGccttgactgatgtggctcagtggactgagcaccggcctgtgaaccaaagggttgccagttccattcccagtcagggcacaggcctgggttgcgggccaggcccccgtgaggggtgctcaagaggcacccacacattgatgttgctctccctctctttctccccccacttcccctctctctaaatctttaaaaattgtgtctGCACAGAGGAAGAGCAGGCTGGTGTGTCaccttgattttttcccccttttataataaaatattttctttacattgttCACACTTTGAAACTCTATTCTCAACCCCATTGGCTGAGCACATTTCAACACTAACAAACCAGGTTCATCTCTGAGCTGCCTGAGAGCAACATGTGGCTTAGGATCTTTGGGTCTGTGTCTCCACTAAAGCAAAGAACAGGCCGTGGGGATGCGATGCTGTCCTGCGCTGCTTTGTCGTCCCGGCTGTGGGACGGTCACACAAAGTCCTTGGCTGGCTGCGTTTTGCTGGGTCCTGGTAAATAGCTCTAATTTTCTCTCCAGTCGTGAGCTCCTGAGCAGAAACAGGGCGCGCTAGCACCCTGTTCTGTCCTCGTGGCCTTATCCCCGCCTCCCGCAAAGGGAGGGAGCGCCCAGAAGCTGCTCTGCAGAGCAGCTGTGAATTTTGATATTACGTTGAAGAGAAGATCACGTCTCACCCTCCCTTCTTCTAGTGGGGGCAGGCAGTAGGAAGCCATTCCTTCTTGTCCCCTTACTTACCTAACATCTGAATCTGAGGTGAAAGGATGATTCGGAAGAAATCCAACGTGCTTACAGAACTCAAATGCAGGAACAAGATCACTGTTCGTCATTCCTCATTCTTCGAACTGATTTGTTAGTCCTCCACAGCTCTTCTTAACTGCTCTGCTGGGTGGAAGGGTTTCTGGTCACCTGGCAAAAAGCCAGTGCCTGTTTCTTGAGAAAAGTAACACGAATTAAAGAACGCTAATTTATCCTCTGTAATAAAATGGTAATTCCGAGCCCGGGGAAATCAGTTTCTGTAGTGTGTGCCTTAGGGGGCTCTCCGATCACTGCCTTCTAGAAAGAAGGCTTTCTGGACGAAGAAGGACGACTTGACCTTCCGTTTCCCGCactcgcccccgcccccgcccccgcccccgccgcctgCCCTTGCccttctgtgcctggccctgGTCCGCACTGCAGGGACAGCCCTCGCACGCGGGCGGAGCGTGTGGAACCGCCACTGCCCTTCGCTTCCTCAGCCCTGCGCTCGCTCCCTCTGCTGGGGTCAAAGCCGAGCCTGCGCCCGCTCTTCTCCCAGAGGGATGACGACCGGTGGACAAATGTCAGGCCCAtagaatgtttaaattattttaagagctgttttatagaaataaaaggtattgcaggtaaaaaaaaattgccttctcttccttttctcttaatTTATTATGTCTTTTTACATGAACTTACCGTTCAAAAAATTTGAGACAGTAACATTTCCTCAATTCACAGAAGTAGCCTCTGGGCTCCGAACCAGCCCCTCAGAAGCCTCACGTCACTGGCAGCTCGGCCCGCGCTCGTGCCCGGAACCTCCCCGCGCGTTAGTGACGCCCCGTTCACGTACCACCCCAGGAGGCTCGGCGGGGCGTGGGTTCAGATTCAGGAGGCATATTTTGTCCATATTAGAATATCCCTTTTCATGAAAAAGTGTGGGTAATTATAATTTTGGCAAATAGTAGTTGAGCCTTTACTAATTTTTCTAAAGTCGAGCATATGAAGGCCATGAATTTTCCTGACTCCACGCTTTTCCAGTTTGCACCGTGTTTTGTGACCGGCCCAACAAGCACTGGCAGGACAGCCGTCTGCCGCACCCAGAGGCGGCCTGTGCGAGCCCCGGACTCCTTCGGATCTGTCCGGGGGGGCCCTGCGGGCTGGAGAGCGGCGGGAGACGGCACGACCTGGGAAGGGGCTCCTCTCGgggccttccttttctttttaaaaaaagattttctttttagagacaggtgaagggtagggagggagggagggagagacagagaaacatcagtgtgtggttgcctctcgcacgccccctactggggacctggcccgcagcccaggcctgtgccccgactgggaaccggAGCGGCGTCCCCTTGGTGCGTGGGCCGGCGTTCAGTCCGCTGAGCCGCACCAGCTGGGGCCCGTTTGCCGCCTTAGTTCACATTGGGTGGGTATTTCCGTTTCTGCACCAGGGCGAGGCGCGTGGACAGGAGTCTGCGCCGAGTGGTGAGAAAGCAGCGCCGGGgaccccttttccctcccctccgTCCTGGCTGCTCACCTGTCGGCGTCGAGAGCGGTGGGGCCCCCGGGACCCAGTCCCAGGCCGGAGGCTCGCGCGGCCGGAGGTTGACCGCAGGCGCCGCCCCGTGGAAGCCCCGAGAAGCGGGGTCAGCAGCGCCTCATCCGTCGGCCAGTTTGAACTCGGCGCGGTCGTTCAGTCACCTCCATAGAGCAGGGTCGGAAATGTATTGCCGTCAGTGACGCAGCAAGGCTCTGTCTTTACCTCAAACCCACCGGCAGCGCCGGTCAGCCAGGCCCTCGGCTAGGAGCGGAGTTTACGCAGCGGGAGCCCAGCCCGGCGGCTGTGGCTCAGACGGAGCCGCCTGCTCTCAGGTGCGTTCGCGGGGCCTGAGTCACGCAGAGCAGCGGCTCGCTCTGGGATCTTCCCGCCCCCACCCTGAGGGGAGCTTTGAGTGACTGACCCCCTCAGGGCGCACTGTGCAATGCTACAAGAAAGTGGTCCGCGCGTGGACTATCAGAGCAAAACTTCCGACACTTCAAAATTAGCTGCTTGCGtactggctggtgtgtctcagtggattgagcgctggcctgcaaaccacctGGGTCGTCCGTTGGCAGTGggggtacaggcctgggttgtgccccaggtccccagcagggggcggtgcaagaggaaaccacacaacgatgtttctttctccctccctcccccgtctaaaataaataattaaaaaaaatagtttgtcGTCCCCTTTCCCAGGAAAGGTGTAGAGTCTCCCCTGCTAAAGAGTCTGCAGTAACCCGGTCGTGAGGCCGGGGACAGCACGGGAAGAGCTCGGGGACTGTGCTGTGGTTCCTGCCCTGCGGCTAGcgtcctggttgccaggaaacgccTCTCCGCACTTCCGGAGAACGCAGAGCAAACCCAGGCcggaggaggagggaggcggggCTCACCCGCCGActcagcagccctgagcctggtGGGTAGCGCGGCCAGGTGCTCCCACATTACAAGAAACACCACGTTAGCAAGAGGGGAGGGAAGCCCTTGAACTTCTATGTAGCGTTTCCACTGTCTGGGAAAGAAAGCGCTGAAACGgctttcatcccagggcctggaatgcGGGGAAGGGTCCACGGTGCCCGAAGGAACAAGCCCATGAAACAGCTCTGGTTAACTGTCGACCTCTGGTCGCTCTCTTACGAGGGACTCCTTAGTGCTCACAGAAAGATCCCATAACTAACTTTGGAAAGTGGCCCAATTTccattaactgcctcctgtcgcGTATTCGTTTTAGGACAACATGAACAAAGGGgatctggagcaagataaggattcgggaTAACAGACCCCCGCACGCACCTCAGTTTAGGTCGTCACGTGCCCCTGGGAAAGCGGGCACCGCCTTCACCCATCAGTATGTGACTTTGTCCTCCGGCCCCACCCACCACGGACGTCCTCAGAACGAAAGACTCTCTGCGGGCGCTGCCGGCTCTCGGCCGCCGCCTCAGCCCGAGCTGTGCCCGGAaccccgccgcccccgcccgcTGTCCCCCTGGGGCCGCGTCACCGACAGGCGGGCGGCGCGCGGCCAGATCTGCCGAATGTAGCTGCGCACGCGTCGGCGAGGAGAGCCGGGTCTCTCCCGTCAGCAGTTGCTCCCGTGGCTCTAACGAGAGTCGCGTGAGGACACAGGCCGGGCCTTCAGCGAGAGCGCGGCTTTTCCCGGCCCGCGGCTTTCCCGTCAGTCTTCTGTGGCCTTCTTCCGGCCGAAGGTGCCTCTTCGTACCTGCTTCACCCCCGCCGAGGGCGCGGCATCGTCCGCTCGAACCGTGTCCCAGCGACTGGACTCGGGCGGCGGCGAGCACACGAGCCCCTCGCTGCGGCCCCGCCGCCGCCCCCGCGCTCGGCGGGCGGGGCCAGACCCGGAGTCCGGGTGCCGTCCCGCGTCAgagcggcggggggcggggcgggcccgGCGGCGGCCGCCGTGAACGAGGTTTGAGGATGACGGACCGGCTGGTCTCCTCACAGCCCGAGGAGCGTGCTCGACCGGGGAGCAGCCGTTCCGGGGCGTCGGCGCCGTGGTCTCGCGAGCGCGCGGCCGGGCCCGGAGCCGGACCGCACCGCGGACTTCCCGCGTGGGCGTCGCCGTCCGCGCAGCCCCCGGAACCCACCCGACGTGCAGCTGCGCCGGgcgcctttaaaaaaaaaatcctccggCCACGGGACGTTTGCGTTTTAGGGGAAGTAGAGAA is a genomic window containing:
- the BCL2L13 gene encoding bcl-2-like protein 13 isoform X1, with translation MASSAAVPAGFHYETKFVVLSYLGLLSQGPPHRQRLSSAPGAQQDVASQSLDQEVLLKVKSEIEEELKSLDKEISEAFPSTGFDRHTSPVFSPANPESSVEDCLAHLGERVSLELHEPLRKALQTLLSQPVTYQTYRECTLETAVHASGWDKILVPLILLQQMLSELTRRGQEPLSALLQFGVTYLEDHAADFIIQQGGWGTVFNLESEEEEDPGVVAEDSNDIYILPSDNSGQVSPPESPTVTTSWQSESLPVSLSTSQSWHTESLPVSLGPESWQQIAVDPEVKSLDSNGAGEKSENNSSNSDIVHVEKEEIPEGAGEAAAAPGVLSTRGLQEVFPEAPASSLPRITATSLLQMREPAKVTAVEKVSLAPSLAVEPGEAEEQAVPVLEPKGTLRSEGTEAKGERLLPGPSLAGEERALPPARGTTTLLFGGAAAVAALVVAVGVALALRKK
- the BCL2L13 gene encoding bcl-2-like protein 13 isoform X3, whose product is MASSAAVPAGFHYETKFVVLSYLGLLSQGPPHRQRLSSAPAFPSTGFDRHTSPVFSPANPESSVEDCLAHLGERVSLELHEPLRKALQTLLSQPVTYQTYRECTLETAVHASGWDKILVPLILLQQMLSELTRRGQEPLSALLQFGVTYLEDHAADFIIQQGGWGTVFNLESEEEEDPGVVAEDSNDIYILPSDNSGQVSPPESPTVTTSWQSESLPVSLSTSQSWHTESLPVSLGPESWQQIAVDPEVKSLDSNGAGEKSENNSSNSDIVHVEKEEIPEGAGEAAAAPGVLSTRGLQEVFPEAPASSLPRITATSLLQMREPAKVTAVEKVSLAPSLAVEPGEAEEQAVPVLEPKGTLRSEGTEAKGERLLPGPSLAGEERALPPARGTTTLLFGGAAAVAALVVAVGVALALRKK
- the BCL2L13 gene encoding bcl-2-like protein 13 isoform X4, with translation MRLPGGCAPLPADLPGAPPPPHGVLCCCARGLSLRDQVRGAQLLGAPLSGAPAQAAPLLSPRPVTYQTYRECTLETAVHASGWDKILVPLILLQQMLSELTRRGQEPLSALLQFGVTYLEDHAADFIIQQGGWGTVFNLESEEEEDPGVVAEDSNDIYILPSDNSGQVSPPESPTVTTSWQSESLPVSLSTSQSWHTESLPVSLGPESWQQIAVDPEVKSLDSNGAGEKSENNSSNSDIVHVEKEEIPEGAGEAAAAPGVLSTRGLQEVFPEAPASSLPRITATSLLQMREPAKVTAVEKVSLAPSLAVEPGEAEEQAVPVLEPKGTLRSEGTEAKGERLLPGPSLAGEERALPPARGTTTLLFGGAAAVAALVVAVGVALALRKK
- the BCL2L13 gene encoding bcl-2-like protein 13 isoform X2 → MMLQPGAQQDVASQSLDQEVLLKVKSEIEEELKSLDKEISEAFPSTGFDRHTSPVFSPANPESSVEDCLAHLGERVSLELHEPLRKALQTLLSQPVTYQTYRECTLETAVHASGWDKILVPLILLQQMLSELTRRGQEPLSALLQFGVTYLEDHAADFIIQQGGWGTVFNLESEEEEDPGVVAEDSNDIYILPSDNSGQVSPPESPTVTTSWQSESLPVSLSTSQSWHTESLPVSLGPESWQQIAVDPEVKSLDSNGAGEKSENNSSNSDIVHVEKEEIPEGAGEAAAAPGVLSTRGLQEVFPEAPASSLPRITATSLLQMREPAKVTAVEKVSLAPSLAVEPGEAEEQAVPVLEPKGTLRSEGTEAKGERLLPGPSLAGEERALPPARGTTTLLFGGAAAVAALVVAVGVALALRKK